AGATCCCTCAAGAGCAGACCTACCTGACaccggcggcaggcgacgatgGCACCTATCAATCACCTGAAAAGGAAAACGTGGACGCCGCGGCACCAAGCGTCAAACACAGATAAGAATTCGTATTCAAGCATACATGTATACTTTTTTtcgggtgtatgtacacatGCAAATATGTAGATATACGACTGAATCCCCGCGTGAGcccgtgcggcggcggagtgaTGCCAGTTCACTGCAGAGCAAAGATGAGTGAAGAGAACGCGCCCTCACAGAGCTGTGTCAGACTCATCGTCGGGAGGAAAGCGAACCTTCAGCATGCAAGGCAGATGCTTCAAGAAAACTCGTTCACTTCTGGTGTGCGTATATCTCCTTTCACATTTGGAGACTGGTGCGCTCTCACTAAAATCATCCCTCGCGAGGTCCATAAGGCACCGCCTCGAGAGCGGACCGCATGAGCATCATCACGAGATCTGCAATCTGCATTTTAGGCTCAAAGTCGAACCGCGAGGCTTTCCTTCGACTGTCCCGTCTATCAACAGCGAGCCACGCAGCTGAATACAGGCTACACACGTATACACACGCATCATCACAAATACAATCAGTACAACCTGCACTGCATATTGGGTCGCAGGCGAAACCTCCATTGTGAAACTATGCTGACCTCGATAGGGTTGACGAAAGGCCAGACAAGGGGGCCGTACAGGTCAGTGGCGAGGAGCTCCAGAAAGTCTGCGGTCTcgtctttttcctctctctcgtcttcaccttcggcgtcgcctgcgtggtTTTCTGCATCTCTGGCGGCCTCAAGAGTTCCGGCGTCGCACGCGTCGTTTGCTccttccgtcgccgccgcttccgtAGCCGCCCCCACCCACGAAAGGAGCGCGACAGTGCGCAAGtcccgcgcctcggcgctctcgcgcagGCCGGTCGGTTTCAAAATTTCATCCGGAGGAagccgaaggcgcctgcTCGCGTCCGCAGTTTCTCtacgccgctcgccgccagcagaTCCACGTCCGAGTTCCTCCACTCTCGCCCCTTCAATGGCTGCATCGCCTGACGCATTCAGAGACTCGCCTAGTTTCTGAGGCTGGCCTGCTCGACCTAGCTCCGCCCGCTGGCCGGTTGGgtcgggtgtacgtacagcccGAGCCGTCGTGTGTGTCAACCCTTTTGGGACGCGAAGCCCTAGCATCGGCGTTGCTTCCCTGGCCTCGCCAACTCGCGAAGCCTCGTATTCTCCTGCTCGATCTGCGCCTTGGAAAAGATACCGCGACGCGCCTTCttgtcgccttccgcccACCCCGGCCTCGTGGCGCAGGCATGCACACGAAGCGGCCGAGCTCACGCCTGGGGCTGCTCGCTGGCGCGTCTTCAGCTTCCGCAATTCGCTTCGAGCTGCGTCCGCGAGAATGTCTGCCGGTCGCAGGCCTCTCTCGTCGGGCAAGGAGGGATCCGCTCCgtgctgaagaagcagaaggaaaaATAAAACAtcttcgcgcgcagccgccacgtGCAACGGGCGCGTGCgacccgcaggcgcccgcggagcctcgccagctgcagcggggGACGCCGAAAGTCCGTCgggggaggccgcgggctcgccccGACTTGCGGGACAAcagaaggagagcgacggcggacgtGGAAGCTTctgcaggcctcgccgcgcatgcgacgcgcaggaggatgcggcgtcgcgagcggaggacagcgaggacgcagagagacagggcgaAGGAAAGAGAGCTTGAAGGCAAGCCTGCATCGCGCAGGACCTCCCGACCCGCGGACATCGGTCCAGCGCGCAGGCCACGTTGGgatctgcgccgcgcgccaagAGAAGCGCTCCAGCCTCCAGGTTGCCGCTGAGACAGGCCTGCACatgacgcacacgcgcagggTTTCCGCTCTCGTCTGCGAGGCACGCGAGCAACCTGGAgattcgccgcgcgagacaaaAGCAGCGAAACgcctggcgggcgcgcacgGGGCCCCCGgtctccctccccctcccccctcccggcccccagcgccgcagcggagagcgactcgcccagcgcgccgcaacgccgcctcgagcgcaTTCGGGTGAGCACCGCTGTCGACTCGATGGTGCAGCTGCGGGAGACGACACCAGTCCCGCGGGGAGACAAAACAGGGAGGActtcttcgcgggcgcagctCACCTGGAAGAGCAGGAAGGAGAGCTCGACTGTCGCCTGAATACGCGCGAGATgagacagcagcggcagcctcgTGCGCAGGGCGTCCACGTCCAGCAGCGACGGCTCAAGCCCCACAGATGACCAAGGCGTGAGGCTGCAAATAAAAATAAAAACCAGCCACGCACACGGCTTACCGATGGCAATAGCCAGGCGCGCTCTATTCAAAGGAAATGAATAAACGATGGAAAAACAAAATGCGCCGGTCCAGTCTCCAAAGCTCACCTCGCTGCCCGATCGACGACACCGTGGAGGCCTCCGAATGAATCATAAAACGTGAAATCCCTCTCTCAACGCAGCCACGCGTGGAGCCGCCGCTGGTGGCTCTACGGGTCTCAGGCCCCCTAGCACACTTCGATTTCGCATTCCAAAGAGCGTAAAAGCAAACGCGCGCCCTCCAGAGATGCGCCTTCACACGCATGACGCAGAAACCCTTGCAACCGCGCGATAAGCCTCACCTTTACATAGGTGTAAGGTAATATATATCTAttacaatatatatatatatatacatatataagcCCGCAAGCGAAGATAGCGCGACcaagccgcggcgctgctgcagccccaAGCTGCTCAGGTGGACACGCGCTGATCCATTTCGTCCAAAAAGAGACAGGCTTTTCGTCTTCGAAAATGAGGGTCTCAAGCGCATCGACAGGTCGCGTCCCTACGGCCGAATCGCCTTTGCGTAGAACTGTTGAAGCGCCGCAAggctcgcagcggcgcccgcagcggctgcgcggtgGAACTTGAAGACGGCGacctgcctgcgcgcgccgatCAGCTTCAGCTGCTCGAGTCGAAGAaaccgcgacgcgccgctcggagacagcagcgccttcgtTATCGCCAACAGCAAGTCCCCCAAATGCCGCCTGTACAGAaacgtatatgtatatgcatatatatgtatatatgtatgcatgtttTTTCGGTATAGTCACTCGGCCTCCGGATCTATTAATAGGGACGTAGGGAGGAACGCCGCCGATTCGACCGCGCTCCTCCGAagggccgccgcgtcgcggggAACCCCGTCGCCGTTCTCCGGCTCACGTGTAGGGTTGAGTGTTTACTGATCATTTTTGAGAGTTCAGAGGCCTCGTGGAGACTGCTCACGTTCCTCAGCACCCCGCAGATATACACGCACAAGCACGTATCCACACCACGCACAGATAACTAGGTATCTCTGCACAGCCATCTGCACCTATATACGCAGCAGGCATTGCCCACTCTAGCGACGAGACACGGCATGATCGCCCATATAACAGACTGCCAATCTCTCGGGTTCGTCGCtatccttcgccgcggcgaggcgcgacttGCAGCTCACGTCGGCTCGATGGCGAGAAGTTTcccgccgacgcagagcgtggcggcgacggagctcagcgcggcgtggagttcgtcggcgtcgccagcctccgcgcctccgctgcgcacgAGGACGTCATCCAGGCCGGCGACGAtaagcgcgaaggcggacttgagcagcggcagctcgtcgcccagcgcgccgcagtccTGCAGCAGAAAGCGGCACTTCCCCGCCCGCTCCAACCCggctgtcgccctcgccgtgaCCGTCGCAGCGGTGCAGGAGCTCTGCGTGGGAGCCTCCGCCCgtgcaggagacgcgcgtggcgcggctGTACGCGAgatggcgagggcgcggtcGGATATGTCTATCCCGACGTAGCAGCGgaagcgcggagacagcgcgggggagaggaaggcgagctgCAAACACGCCACCGCGCACGCACCGGGCAACGATGTGACACcggcaggcagagaggcgcagcaaaCAGAACGCAGA
This DNA window, taken from Besnoitia besnoiti strain Bb-Ger1 chromosome III, whole genome shotgun sequence, encodes the following:
- a CDS encoding ankyrin repeat-containing protein (encoded by transcript BESB_043210), which gives rise to MRLERGEAFAPSRTPSKAPGATQSEDDALLGCGKRQGEDEDAGDSPKRKRRKIICGEVQDGHPPTPSKTRLYWNAVFEETPETYFVSSRRVRHLAEHFLLGRSWEKASRTGRSQNLLEVLVSSAVFQHTPAPAADVALARAPTLRDTPSPQPQHSLPSPLSPFSPWLLPSRSRMATLVEVMCGGRGNHLAFLSPALSPRFRCYVGIDISDRALAISRTAAPRASPARAEAPTQSSCTAATVTARATAGLERAGKCRFLLQDCGALGDELPLLKSAFALIVAGLDDVLVRSGGAEAGDADELHAALSSVAATLCVGGKLLAIEPTRHLGDLLLAITKALLSPSGASRFLRLEQLKLIGARRQVAVFKFHRAAAAGAAASLAALQQFYAKAIRPLTPWSSVGLEPSLLDVDALRTRLPLLSHLARIQATVELSFLLFQACLSGNLEAGALLLARGADPNVACALDRCPRVGRSCAMQACLQALFPSPCLSASSLSSARDAASSCASHARRGLQKLPRPPSLSFCCPASRGEPAASPDGLSASPAAAGEAPRAPAGRTRPLHVAAAREDVLFFLLLLQHGADPSLPDERGLRPADILADAARSELRKLKTRQRAAPGVSSAASCACLRHEAGVGGRRQEGASRYLFQGADRAGEYEASRVGEAREATPMLGLRVPKGLTHTTARAVRTPDPTGQRAELGRAGQPQKLGESLNASGDAAIEGARVEELGRGSAGGERRRETADASRRLRLPPDEILKPTGLRESAEARDLRTVALLSWVGAATEAAATEGANDACDAGTLEAARDAENHAGDAEGEDEREEKDETADFLELLATDLYGPLVWPFVNPIEVSIVSQWRFRLRPNMQCRLY